The genomic interval CGGGACGTCGCCAAGAACGTGCTCCTCCTCGGGAACGTGGGCATCGTGCAGGCCCGCGAGGCGGGCCCCGAAGCGCTCGAAAAGCTCGTGGCCGACGTCGGCGCCGACGCGCTCTGCGTGCACATGAACCCTGCCATGGAGCTCGTGCAACCCGACGGCGACCGCGATTTCCGCGACGGCGCCGCGACCCTCCGTGCGCTCGTGCAAGCGCTCCCCTTCCCCGTCATCGCCAAAGAGACGGGGTCGGGCATCTCACGCGGCCTCGGGCGTCGCCTCCGCGCGTCGGGGGTGAGGCATGTCGACGTGTCGGGCGCGGGGGGTACGTCGTGGGTGGCCGTCGAGACCAAACGCGCAGCCTCGGCCAACGACGAGCCGTCGAGGAAGCTCGGAGACGCGCTCTGGGATTGGGGCATCCCGACGGCAGCGAGCGTGCTCGAGGTCGCACCGCTCGGTTTCGAGACCGTGATCGCGACCGGCGGAGTCAAGACGGGGATGGACGTGGCCAAGGCCGTGGCGCTCGGGGCGACGGCCGCCGGGATCGCGCGCCCGGTGCTCGTCGCCCTCCGGGAGGGCGGTCGCGCCGGGGCGATCTCCGCCCTCGAGGGCATCGAACGAGAGCTACGCGCCGTGATGCTGCTCACCGGGAGCCGCACGCTCGGCGACCTCCGACGCGCGCGACGTGTGCTGACCGGAGAGCTGCGAACCTGGGCCGAGT from Myxococcales bacterium carries:
- a CDS encoding type 2 isopentenyl-diphosphate Delta-isomerase encodes the protein MSDIGRRKQDHIELCATEDVGFRAKTTLFEQVRLVHDGMPDLHVDEVDPSLTLFGKRLSAPIVIAAMTGGTDEAGRINRELSSIAEERGYGFGLGSQRAMMKRPETRGSFAVRDVAKNVLLLGNVGIVQAREAGPEALEKLVADVGADALCVHMNPAMELVQPDGDRDFRDGAATLRALVQALPFPVIAKETGSGISRGLGRRLRASGVRHVDVSGAGGTSWVAVETKRAASANDEPSRKLGDALWDWGIPTAASVLEVAPLGFETVIATGGVKTGMDVAKAVALGATAAGIARPVLVALREGGRAGAISALEGIERELRAVMLLTGSRTLGDLRRARRVLTGELRTWAESADT